The following coding sequences are from one Pigmentibacter sp. JX0631 window:
- a CDS encoding response regulator — MAHKILIVDDAKTIRQQVNFTLTKGGFEVIEAEDGVDGIAKLKNNKDVKAIISDINMPNMGGLEMVTQINTSSDLPHPPILMLTTEGAAEMIAEAKKAGASGWITKPFKPEVLIEAVKKLVGG, encoded by the coding sequence ATGGCTCACAAAATTTTAATTGTTGATGATGCTAAAACAATTCGCCAACAAGTGAATTTTACCTTAACAAAAGGGGGCTTTGAAGTCATTGAAGCAGAAGATGGGGTAGATGGAATTGCAAAATTGAAAAATAATAAAGACGTTAAAGCAATTATCAGCGATATCAACATGCCAAATATGGGTGGACTTGAAATGGTAACACAAATAAATACAAGTAGTGATTTGCCCCATCCACCAATATTAATGCTAACCACTGAAGGTGCAGCCGAAATGATAGCTGAAGCAAAAAAAGCAGGAGCCAGCGGTTGGATCACAAAACCTTTTAAGCCTGAAGT